Genomic window (Ictalurus punctatus breed USDA103 chromosome 16, Coco_2.0, whole genome shotgun sequence):
gggggggggggttacttACTATTTAAACTCCTTGATGAGGTTTTTGTGGATTTTGAGGCAGAAGTCTTCGACAGCTGTTCGTTCGGTGGGAAGGACCACAGgagctgtgtagtcagggagcTGACCCTTTGGCTTGGTGTAGCTGAGGAGTTCAAAACAAAAGATAAGCTTTAATCGCAGCCATCTACTCTAATCTAAGAAACATGAATTAGCCCAGGCCTGGATATTATTTACCCCGTGTACAGACACAGTGCCGCTTCAAATTTATGTAATAAGATGTAAGCCTTTCCTAAtcaatggtgaaaaaaacaaaaacaaagaagaagaaaaaatgtaatcctagcacacaggtgcatctcaaaaaattattatatttttctaatattttgagatactggatttttgatttccatgagctgtaagctgtaatcatcaggataaataatttttttttaaaaatgtgtgaaatatttcactttgtatAATGAATCTATAATGTATGAaatttccactttttgaattaaattacaggaaaaaccGAACTTTTCAACGATAttgaaattttttgagatgcacctgaaAGTATTTCATGCTTCTAGCACGAGTTCTCATCATAAAATGTGAACTCTGTGGCtcactttctttttaaatggtCAGGCTTGTAAATACCATGAGCCTATATGAGTCTATACGAGTCTTTATACCTCCCTTTCTCAGGGAAGGACACATGGAAATGCTCCAAAACACATCTTAGAGAATCGTTAGCTGCTTTACATGTAAGACTGTTGATCATGTATCAAGGTGTAGAACCCAGACCTGCCAATACTAGTAAAAAGAAAACTCTAGCAATAAAAGGGGCGTGTTCTGCTGTAAACGGGTGTGATTTAGGATCTCCGTACATGCGTACGAGCTGCAGGTAATCCCAGATCTTCTCCAGCAGGTCGTCAAAGTTCCAGCGGTGGTGAGCGGAGATCGGAACGCAGTGAGGGACTTTGTAGATGATGTCCAGCTCTTCGATGGAGATCTGGTCGATTTTGTTCAAGACATAAATGCAGGGGATGTAaactctgtgagagagagagagagagagagatggggtgataaggagagaaaaacagatattgagagaaagaaaggaagaaggagggaaagagaatAAGAGCTTCTAAATAGAATTCTAAGAGAATAAAGCTTCTTTAACAGTGTTGTATTGAAACTAAATAGCAGGTCACAGCAGATCAGTCACTACCCAGAATCCTTTGCGGTCCTCAACACATACCTGTTTCCCTCCACTACATCTATGAGGTCGTCGGCCGTCACGTCGCTCCTCAGCGTTATGTCAGCATTGTGGATTTTATACTCGGCCAGAATGCTCTTCACCGTTTCTCCATCCAGCTCGGTCTGCACACACTGCGAGACGCGAGGACACGGCGTGAggaggaaaacaaacacaacaacaggtGAGAGTGCGCAACGGGAAACAAAACTCACACTCCACTTCCTCTCACACATATTTAGCCGTGTTTATTAATTTACCACATCTCAGGAAGCATATAAAAACACCCTCCCAGACCCAAACATCTACTTGgagcacaggttcccaaccccgagcaatgaaaaaaatacaacaaatgtCCCCACAGTGCCACCTAGTGGTGAATTAAGAGAATGTGAATTGACTTGAGCCAATCATTTGGATTCGGAGCTTAAAGAACGAGATGGCGTTTATGATCAGAATGAAGACTGTATACGAAATAAACAGCTCGCCGACGCTTTGGTGCTTTCACGGATACCCATAGCTAGGTCATATTTCTGTATAGCTAGTCTCTGAATCTTTATGAATCATTTCCTCAGGCTGAAATCGACAGAATTACGTTACAAATCTACACAATGCCAACACAAAAGCTGCATATTACGTGAACTCAATTCTTCAGTATTAACTGATGcgaaaatgaactgaaaaatcTGCTGACTATGCACCGCCATTTTGTTGTGACGTTTTGAGTACGATGGATCGCAGCCTGAGTAACCCGATCGGTcaaagtgagtgagtgcgtgacAGTGTGGCGTACAGTAGAGGTGAAGTTGATGCCTCCTTTGTCCTTCTTCTTGAAGCCGATGTTGGGAGGTTTCTTGTTGAGGCGGATGCCGAAGCCCTCCAGCTCGTGCTCGATCAGCTTCTTGTGTCCGAGAGGCTTCAGAACGTCCAGGACGATCAGGATCAGGTTGCAGGTACGAGCCACTGAAACGCACGTCAAGAACAATGAGCTGAACGCGAACGAGGCCTCAATGGCACGACGTGCGCGCACGCGTGTGTGTAACAAATTTCGCTCTCTCTACCTGCTATAACTTGTCGTCCTCTGCCTTTACCGTCTTTGGCTCCTTCGATGATACCTGGGAGATCCAATAGCTGAAACGCAGACGGCAGACGAGACGTCAACATCgaactttaaaatatttacacagcttaatatttgagaaaaataaaatattttactatACTATTCTAAAATAAATAGTTACATGATACTATTCTTATCACGATAAAT
Coding sequences:
- the drg1 gene encoding developmentally-regulated GTP-binding protein 1; translated protein: MSLLAKIAEIENEMARTQKNKATAHHLGLLKARLAKLRRELITPKGGGGGGPGEGFDVAKTGDARIGFVGFPSVGKSTLLSNLAGVYSEVAAYEFTTLTTVPGVIRYKGAKIQLLDLPGIIEGAKDGKGRGRQVIAVARTCNLILIVLDVLKPLGHKKLIEHELEGFGIRLNKKPPNIGFKKKDKGGINFTSTCVQTELDGETVKSILAEYKIHNADITLRSDVTADDLIDVVEGNRVYIPCIYVLNKIDQISIEELDIIYKVPHCVPISAHHRWNFDDLLEKIWDYLQLVRIYTKPKGQLPDYTAPVVLPTERTAVEDFCLKIHKNLIKEFKYALVWGSSVKHNPQKVGKDHVMEDEDVIQLVKK